The window ATATTTTTCGCACTCTTGTGGTTATGAATGTAATTTAGTTGTCAAATTTGCAAGATGAATTCCAATTTTTCTCATAAttatagttatttttttctcgATATCTTTTGGTTAGTTGGatttagaaatatttttaattaatgtaGTTAATGGAGTTGGAGCATCTTGTGACATTTTCTGAACTATTCAACTACAAGCATAAACATTTAACGAGAGTCGATTTTGTTGACAACAAGTCAAAAATTATTAGTGTccatgtaattttatttattcatactTTAAATATTGACAATGATTACCttaaatattaatcaatttcCTTACTCAGTTATATGATTGATAAtcattctttacttttttgtaAGAAAACTATATTTTTGCTATCATATAGAACTATATTGAGGACTCTTCTTTTTAGTCGAAGTTAGATTCACAAGCTTGATCTCAAGCAATAGGTGAGTTATAGATAACTTGGATTCATGTATATGGGTTTGATACTACTATGCCTACTACAATTTTACATTACGCAACACAACCTAATGTACCAATTCTAAGTCAGCATGTGGCCCTTCCACCACAACTACTTACCATCAACAATAGTTACAAGAAAGTCAtgcaaatagaaaataaaattgaaagcatgtaaaagaatataaaggaTATTAATAAGAACATGAGAAACATGATGGACTTTATGAAAAGAATGATGCACATAATGAGAAGTATTGTTGGTCCTTCGTGACTTCAATTGGAAATTCCAATGTGGGGGAAAATGCAATAGGAGATGATAACGGATTACTGACTTAAAGACTTGATGCATCCACATTTACATGTTTCAAATATGTAAATTTGgaacttttttactttttattgtaaatgtagGATATTTTTGTgagattataattaatttgaaataacaattatttaaatttttttcaattttaatttaaatttttattgggACATCAGATTGAAATATGagtcattttttttgaaattttaaaaggtACTTAATTTTTATCCATAATTCTACACAGGTTCATTAGTATTGAAATAGATAGTCTGTtctaaaagaatataattcGCTAGACACATAAGTCCTACTGTTAGTCGACTGTTAGTGTTTCTGTTAGTTAATGATGtgacaatatttttaagacaattttacccttaatCAGAGTGTGAAATTTGGTTTTTTAGCATAAAAAATGAGaggatttttctcttttttaggCACATTGagcaaaatcaaattcattggGGAGTCATGAACTACACAACAATCTTGCCATTAGAATCTCAATACttttagaaagaagaaaatatgattaattgcttttcaaaaaaaaagatgattaGATTATAGATTTATATCATTAGCCACACTAATGCACTACCAGCACAAATTCCTAacttatgaaaataaaaccatttaatcaAAAACTAAAGTGCATTTCACAATGAACTAAATGTCCAAAAAACCATCACCCTTGCTTTTGACTTTACAATAATtgtcaaaaaccaaaaaacctGAATAGACCTGTACATTCAAAACAAACTAAGAATTGACATCCCTTTTCGCACCATAGCATCACTATCCACCAACCTTCTAGTGGGATATCATTCATCCAATGTAAACTTAAACCTCATAAAAAATCCAACAACAAATCAAGACATATTCAGAACATCCAACCATCAGAGACAACATTAATCCCAAAAACCATCAACAACATCAACATCCCTCAAAGCAATCAGACATAATCAAGGTTGTTCCTTTTTAGACTCATTTGCAATTGGGTCATCAAGAATAGCAATATTGAAATCCCAATATGactcaaaaaaagaagatttctcaccataaaaaccattaaatagatcaaaatctttgttttttaAGATCCCTAATATCTCAACTCACGTCAATGGTTGAGCAACAACAAGAACAGTAACAATTGAGATCCGCTAGCAAAGTGCTCTAGTTCAGTTGAAGAGAAGGTTGCCTTGTATGTCGGCTTGGAGCTAAAAGAGAGTGAAGGAAATCATGTTGTTTGATGAAAACTgacaagagaaagaaagaggaaaaaaacaaaggaaaaaaatagagaaaaagaaaaaggaaaattgatAACAGGTTGATAAAGGGAAGTTCACTATTTTGAAAACCAAATAAAACTTTAACCCTAATCTATAGTGTGAGGAGAGgttgaaaagagaaaaaggatgAATGGAAAGTGGCCCATTGAGCAATGGGTATTTTAGACATTTCATTTTATCCATTAACGCCATTTATACTTTTAGAACGGACTGTCTATTTCTAATATTAATGGACTCACATGGAATAATTAGCAAAACTTAAGAAGGTAGGAGTAATTTAtccaattttaaaatattttcaacctAAATTCAAGtcatttttgacaaaaaaacaattttgatagaaTTTTGCAGCACTCTTTATAGAAGTTTAAGgcattttttatgaaattttaaggcATTtctaaaaaagatatttagatgtttttttatagaattttTAGTCAATTCAATGGAGTTTTAAGGCAATTCTGACAAACTTTTTAGgcaattttattgaaaattttaggcattttttatggaatttttttgatattcctaataaaattttaactctaaccttttaatattatttaatatattttattcattatggATGGAATATATAGCatttccaatgaaatttttcatCCATAAAGCTTCCATTaattccaacgaaattttacatttttaacaTAACACACTACCAACTAAGAtttttccaatggaatttctatgaaaaatttcgttgaaaaACTGTAAGGAACAATTGCATTTTTTGTAGTATAAGTTGCCCTTATGCCTTAAAAATATCTATATAAATTTGCATATTTTTGCACTAACACTTgcattttaaaaatgtgtttgtAAAGGGGGTTCTTGTGATAGGGAAATGAAATGTTGTAAACAAGTAAAAAGATGTACTAGAGGCGACGGAGAGAAAGATTGGAGTAATTCCTAAAGTACTGAATCTTGTGGCACGTGGAAGAGAATAGGTGAGTAGTAGAGTAATATTTAAGATAAGTAATGAATAAGCAAGTAGTAGAATAACCATGTTGCAAAAGTAGTAGAGTAAGACTAAAAATAGATAGAGAATAGGCGAATGGTAGAGTGAAGCAAAGAAAGACTAAGTGGAAGAGGGTTAgagagaaaaatttaaaaatagaagCTTTGAGTGGAATGTGCTATACTAGCTCCCAAAATATCTCCCCAAATGAAATGTGAAAGTGCTATTTATAGAACTAGAAGAAAGGGTTACTCAAGAAGAGCTTTAATGCACATTTCTTGAGAAGAGCTTTAATGCACATAATGGGTAATAGTTTCTAAAACCCACTATGTGGATATTAAAATAGTGATTTTATTGCATATAATGAGTAATGATTGGAAACTCATTATGTGATCATTGAGGAATGAGTGTTTTATGACTATTAATAATGTAATAAGAGTTATTCTCGAGTAGAAGATAAGAGAGAATAGGTGTACGTGAAAAGGTACACAAAAACGAGGTAAGAGAAGAGGTATATGTGAAAATGTACAAGAAACAAAGTAATAGAAGAAGATGTACGTGAACAAGTACAAGAGAACAACTTAAGAGTGagatgagagagagaaacactTGTACTTGAAAAGGTACAAGAGAACAATGTAAGAGAGAAAAACACTTGTACTTCAAGAGAAGGTTGAGAGGAAGAACTCTTAACTACTTTCATTTCTGAGTCACCAAGCCATAACTTTTCAAATTATCTCAAGGTGAAAGTAATCCATGAATCCTGCCACGTATTCCAGGTTACTTTTATTACTATCCACATGAAGTAATTGTTccatttgtattaattattccGTGAAATAGTACTCCACTTATCTTAGTTGTTTCACTTGAAGTAGTACTTCACTTGTTCTAATTATTTCACGTAAAACAGTGTTTCACTTGttataattttcttcattattttttgtttaacatTACACTACTCTAAAACAACtcttaaaagaataataagtTAGTAATCAAAATCATATGTAGATGTTCATTCTAGgtaatttcattttgaatctTTATATGCATTTTAGACTGAGCTTGACAAAGATCACATCTAGATTCTTGTGAGAAGTTTAGAGCAAATTTTATCCCCCAGGATCCACATTACGGCCTGAATGTCCTTCAGTTAGCATTATGCAagtaatagaaaagaaaaaagtgagGGGATAGATTAGTCATAGTACAATGGTGAACCCACCTCTGGGTCCTTGTAATACGTGAAAGTATAAATTGCCATAGTCTAAAAGATTTGAAGGATGGTAGAGAAAACAAGCGACAGCTTCTTAAATATTTCTTGTCCTTCTGCTACTTGAATCTAATTTTCATTGATAATGTTAAAACCAAACATACCTGAAAGGGAGTGTCCTTTTCTTGGGTATGATAACAAGCAAAATAACAGTACTTGCAGCTCAAGCTAATTAGTCTATGGAGTTTTTTAAAGCTATGAGAGTTGACCTATCTCATAATCACGTGCCCTGCACTTAATTTCTTTAAACAAAACATAAACCTCATATCAATGATACCCCCACATCCGTCCCCTTGATATTTGTAATCATAATCTGAAACATGGCAAGAATTTTGGTCATTTGGATCTCAGGGGATTGATTATTCTAATAAACTATGTCATATCAGGTCAATGTCACCATTCTTTGGAACTTTGTTTGGAAGAGAAAATATATCATTCAAACACCCTCAAATAAACACAAAATTGGACTCAGGTAGAAAAAGTTTGGCTCCTGGCTTCTGGTCTGCGATGTCCTTTGGGAAATCTAGGCTTCTAATGTTGTGATCAAACAATTACAAGACAATTAAACAACCAAATGTTGCTACGGTTACACTGATCTAGTTAAACAGTTACCTGATGTCATACCATTGTGATGTACAAATGTTATTGGCAGTTATACACTTTTCATGTAACCATCGGGGTTGTTCTTACATAGCAAACTTTCTTCAAAGATGCATATGGGAATCAAAATCTGTTACCCAAATTTGGTGAAGCAAGCCTTCATTTCCACATGAGGAATACGTACACTTCACAGTCCACATTGAAGGGCCACAAGACATTCAAACTGCGACATATGCTATAGAGTCGTCCTCTTgatgtattttaatatataaagaaaatttcttaattgTCCAAGTGGTTATGCAGTGCCGGCTCAAGGGTAAAGTTGTTGGCTTTAGGtctcaaatttttataaatttttaattttataataataatataattaattatattaaaaatatacaaaaattaatataataaataaaatatctatCTATTCTCTTAGGTCtaataaatatctattttatttttctttcatattcttattaattctcaaatatttgactcattttttatgtaaaagacaagataataaataaaataacatattttcTAACTTCTCTAATTATATGcttaaaaaatctaaatttttttatcacttcCCAATTCCTGCCATACTATtaattctcatttatttttgttatttccaATCAACTAACATTAATTTGTATTTAATGATCTTCAAcagcatttttttctcaactattttttctattttcaaccaattaatgtatttaattatctccaatagttattttttatatataaaatcattttttttaatttataatatccaattttaaattttttttctcatttgcttttacttcttttaacttcaattttctttcaaacattACGTAAGAAGTCTATTATgctattattttcataaacctGTAAGCATCATTTGTTGTTTGCAATAAGCATTTAATAAGTAGGTACTATTATTATAATCTTAACaaacttttttactttaatttagagtttatattatattgttatattgtttctattttatatgatagttgatttattgaattagaaatttggttaaaaattttaataaatttttttaatttcaataaaaaaatatcttatttaaatatttagctttaGATTTTAAAGTTATTGAGCAGTCTTTGTGGTTATGCTTTAGGTATTGTAATTAGTATTTAGTTGAACCATATTTTCCTAGCATCGGCATTGTGATATTCTCAATTATGTCTGTTTCCTCTAAGTGCTTTAAGTATGTTAGATCCTGATATCAGTTAATGATAATCATGAAGATTCTGTGAATCAAGTTATCCATAGTTAAGCACAAATGATGAACAATTTTTTGATCTGAGAAGTTAGAACCATGAAAGAGACAGAGGAAGAGGCTCTGTTGCTTTGTTGAATGATAGGGAAGTGTGACAGGAGGTCACATGGATATCCTACAGAAGGAGGTGCACAGTTAGATACTTTCCCTTGTCAGATGAAAATATACAAACGTCCCCTTCAAAAACCAAAGCAATGTCCATTTCCTAACCCTCtacttgttttctttcttcccaTCTCCTTGGCTTCTTTCCCCTTGGAATGTGTGCTCAGaatcttcctcttctttttctggCCTGTCTTGATGTTTTCATTAACTCCCAACTAGATTTTGGTCACACCCTTTAATCTCATCACTGATTTATGAAGTCAGCCAATTTGCTTCTCATTACTGGAACTTTCTTCAAAGCACTTCCATGCAATTTTTAAATGTTGATCGTAGCAAACCCATATGATTCCCAAGCACcaacaacaattaaaaaaatgaaaaaaaaatgcaaggagagaatcctttttttatttcatggCCCATGCTACATCCCAGAGCTGGAAAACCACTCAGTGGCACATGTAccttaactaattttttttctctactaTGATCCAACCTAGCAAATATATCACAATTCACTAAAGTATGGGAAGAAAAATGTATTATTCAGAGCCAACCAACCCTCCACATAGATTTTCTGCCCAAATGATGTTGAAGCAAATATGTCCAATTCTATACACCAATCTACAGCCAAAACAAGAATTTGAAGTTGACAGGAAAATTCCTAATTTTCTTCTTAACTTGCTAAGGCAAAGCTGAAGTGCATAACAACAGTGTGGTACTTGTTGGGGAATTGGTCTTAATTCAATGGAAATTTTGCTGCTCAGCCCATGGCCAGAAACCTTGCTGCTCCTCCACTCCATTGAACATATGGCAGAAGCTCTCTTCTTGAACCACCTGATCAAGTTTAAGGCATTGGAGGTCTGGTCTTGATGAGCCTTGGAGAAGTTGAGTCATACTTGCAGGCCTGACGGATGAAGGGAAGAAGTGTTTACTGCTTAACTGTGAAGACACTGGACTCGTTATAACTGTTTTTCTTGAGATATCTAAGTTCACATCACAGCTGTTATCGCTTCCATTGCTCCAAGAaccctcattttctttcttgatgCTGATTTCGTTTGAATCTTTGGTTTTCAAAGCCAACAACTATAGCAATTTTGAAACCAAAAAATCAATGTGAAGAATTGTGTAATGCCAAAGAATTACACCCAATTCCATGTGCCTTCAATGGAGAAGATAAATCTTGTATCTAATTTATTAAGGGAACAAGAAAACAATTGCAACTATGTGTACTCGAGCGCCTACCAGGATTAAATTAACTTATATTCCTAAGAGGTGCTTCTGACACTGACACTTCATATTTGTGATCAACTAATCTAGCAGAATCATTAAAATAAGGAATACGATGACTTTGATGATCATTGTTAATGTTGGATCAAGAACTCAACCAATAGAAACTAAGGTGTGCTGTCAGGATTAACATGACACAGAAAATCTTAGCCAGAAAAAATACTACCGGTATAAATCTGATGTAAGAGGTTAAACGTTCAGAAATCTGATCACCCTTATGAAGGGGAAAGCCTCATTTCACCCTTCTTAACTTCAACAACTAAAAAGCTCCTAATTGGGagaaaatttcatttgtttttttcttagcCAACTCCTGTTCTACAGACTTAATGCAAACCATCAACTCAAGAATATTGAAAGGAAAAGGCTCAGTTACTAGTTTAAAACTGAAGAATGCTCAGATCAAATGCTATTCCAAATATCTTGATCCTCATCCAAAACCTAATATGAGTAACAGTGTTAAAATCCTAAGGCATACAACTAAAAATTGACTCATTGATGAATAGTAGAGAATTACCTCCGCGCTAAGTTTCTTGTTCTGAGCTTGAAGGGCATCATTGTCAGCCTTGAGTGCATCAAACTGTTTCTTCAAGGCCTCATAATCTTTCTCCAATTGCTTGGTTTTCCACCTAGCCCTCCTGTTCTGAAACCAGATAGCTATCTGCCTTGGCTGCAACCCCAAAGCCTTAGCCAGCTGCATTTTCCTCTCAGGTTCAAGCTTGTTCCCCAACTCAAAACTCTTCTCCAGTGCCTTGACTTGTTCTAAGTTCagcctcttcttcttctccccaaTATGCGATCCATCATCAGATAACTCATCATCTCCATGTACTTCCTCAGACTTGTCAACACCTGAGAAAGATACTGATCTCTTCATCATAAGGGGTGCACCACCTAGAACCAACAAAAACACGTAAGACCAGCAATCAACTTCCATATACAAACAGATACACACACatcaataaaaatagaaaagagagagacagagaacagaaaagagagagagaccaTGGAAGAGTTGAGGAGGGCAGGAAGGGAGGGAACTGAGGGAGGTAGGGGAAGGGAGATGGTCATTGTCTTCGTGGGATTGGAACAGGAAAGCATGAGGAGGGAAGGCCATGTCAATGCTAAAAATCATTCATGCACTTGGATTCTGGGGGTGGACAAATTTAAAGGGCCTAATAAGAGGGAGAGAGGGGGTGTGGATTGTGGATTCTGGAATATGGACTGACTCTCATATGACTATCATGGTTGACAGGTTATAGGAAGAGGACATGGGGTGATGGGGTTCAGAGACTGAAAGACAGCGATTTTTAGGTTGAGAGAGAGACATGCACAGAGTGAACGAGAGGTGTGAATTGTGTAATATATCACAGATGGGAGCTTTCGTGGACCCATACCCTCTGGTATGggctctctttctctctccctcGATAAACACTTACACATGGTTTATCTCACACGACAATCTCATTTCCCTGGAAATCAAACACTAGATTTAAACTTAGTCATTCAAAACATTTGCCTCATAGTTTAAAGACATGTAAACATTGTCATGTTGACGGTCAACCCAATGAGAAATTTACACGAAAAGACATCATATTTT is drawn from Theobroma cacao cultivar B97-61/B2 chromosome 4, Criollo_cocoa_genome_V2, whole genome shotgun sequence and contains these coding sequences:
- the LOC18601478 gene encoding homeobox-leucine zipper protein ATHB-20 — protein: MIFSIDMAFPPHAFLFQSHEDNDHLPSPTSLSSLPSCPPQLFHGGAPLMMKRSVSFSGVDKSEEVHGDDELSDDGSHIGEKKKRLNLEQVKALEKSFELGNKLEPERKMQLAKALGLQPRQIAIWFQNRRARWKTKQLEKDYEALKKQFDALKADNDALQAQNKKLSAELLALKTKDSNEISIKKENEGSWSNGSDNSCDVNLDISRKTVITSPVSSQLSSKHFFPSSVRPASMTQLLQGSSRPDLQCLKLDQVVQEESFCHMFNGVEEQQGFWPWAEQQNFH